Proteins from a genomic interval of Candidatus Fokinia cryptica:
- the gatA gene encoding Asp-tRNA(Asn)/Glu-tRNA(Gln) amidotransferase subunit GatA, whose protein sequence is MTKYLSVSELLLKFKTGEVSPITFVTERLQDLELLNRKYNFFCEITSSIAISLAEKAEKRIREGKSMPLDGIPIAIKDLYCTKDIKTTACSAILKDFIPPYESTVTQKLLDAGCIPLGKTNMDEFAMGSSTTYSIYGATINPLVDQRKPSQKLTAGGSSGGSAVAVSSGVVPISLGSDTGGSVRQPASLCGIVGIKPTYGTCSRYGMISFASSLDQPAVFGASTRCAALMLDIIMGYDERDHTSIQNNNSNLGTLNAIDMKGVKIGFFNLEKIGFKMSESVSFSYKETMKKLESSGVELKEVSLPLMEYALPVYYIIAPAEASSNLARYDGIRYGIPLQATEDFHESISAHRGKYLGEEVKRRLLMGAFVLSSKEYDAYYLKAQKIRRMLFEQFNEIFHAVDAIVSPTTTNVAFSIDAEISPFEMYMNDVLTIPPSLAGLPCMSLPTYPCKDSGLPIGLQIITAHMHEKKMVEIALSLEQLLS, encoded by the coding sequence GTGACAAAGTATTTATCTGTTAGCGAGCTTTTGCTCAAGTTTAAAACCGGAGAAGTATCTCCTATCACGTTTGTGACAGAACGTTTGCAGGATTTGGAACTTTTAAATCGCAAATATAATTTTTTTTGCGAAATCACTTCTTCAATTGCAATATCTTTAGCTGAGAAAGCTGAAAAACGTATAAGAGAAGGCAAGAGTATGCCACTTGATGGTATCCCTATAGCAATAAAAGATCTTTACTGTACAAAAGACATCAAAACAACTGCTTGTTCAGCAATTTTAAAAGATTTCATTCCGCCTTATGAATCTACCGTTACTCAGAAACTCCTAGATGCTGGATGTATTCCATTAGGTAAAACTAATATGGATGAATTCGCAATGGGTTCATCTACAACTTATTCAATATATGGAGCTACCATTAATCCATTGGTCGATCAGAGGAAACCATCTCAAAAGCTTACCGCTGGTGGTTCTTCTGGAGGCTCTGCTGTAGCCGTAAGTAGTGGCGTTGTACCTATTTCTCTTGGAAGTGATACTGGAGGTTCAGTGAGACAACCAGCATCATTATGCGGAATCGTAGGAATAAAACCTACGTATGGTACATGCTCAAGATATGGCATGATATCATTTGCAAGTTCTCTAGATCAACCAGCAGTCTTTGGTGCTTCTACAAGATGTGCGGCACTAATGTTAGATATAATAATGGGATATGACGAACGAGATCATACTTCTATTCAAAATAATAATAGCAACTTAGGGACATTAAATGCTATCGATATGAAAGGCGTAAAAATTGGCTTTTTCAATTTGGAAAAAATAGGCTTTAAAATGAGCGAAAGTGTTTCTTTCAGTTATAAAGAAACAATGAAAAAGCTCGAATCTAGTGGAGTAGAATTAAAAGAAGTATCTTTGCCATTAATGGAGTATGCATTGCCAGTATATTACATTATAGCACCGGCAGAAGCTTCATCTAATTTAGCAAGATATGATGGAATAAGATATGGTATCCCTCTCCAAGCTACAGAAGATTTTCATGAAAGTATTAGTGCTCATAGAGGAAAATATCTGGGAGAAGAAGTAAAGAGAAGATTATTAATGGGAGCGTTTGTTCTGTCTAGTAAGGAATATGATGCATATTACCTGAAAGCACAAAAAATAAGAAGAATGCTATTCGAACAGTTTAATGAAATTTTCCATGCTGTTGACGCTATAGTATCTCCTACTACCACTAATGTAGCTTTCTCTATAGATGCTGAGATTTCGCCATTTGAAATGTATATGAATGATGTGCTTACTATCCCTCCTAGTTTAGCCGGACTACCTTGTATGAGCCTTCCAACTTACCCTTGTAAGGACTCTGGATTGCCTATAGGCTTGCAAATTATCACAGCTCATATGCATGAAAAAAAGATGGTAGAAATTGCACTTTCATTAGAGCAATTACTATCATAA
- a CDS encoding F0F1 ATP synthase subunit C, whose amino-acid sequence MEPVGIGLACFGLFGAAVGLGLIFAALINGTARNPSAYDNMLKAAFIGGAMVEALGLFALLLALLILFK is encoded by the coding sequence ATGGAACCTGTTGGTATTGGATTAGCTTGCTTTGGTTTATTCGGTGCTGCTGTCGGATTAGGGTTGATTTTTGCAGCTCTGATTAATGGTACTGCTCGCAATCCATCAGCTTATGACAATATGTTGAAAGCCGCTTTTATAGGTGGAGCAATGGTTGAGGCATTAGGTTTATTTGCATTACTGTTAGCTCTTCTCATACTGTTCAAATAG
- a CDS encoding Smr/MutS family protein, which produces MKIRDECERVWQKFCDGGLHITKKKEKKELHDQALEIQYFHSKKLLKMLGHSTAFDKVLDLHGMDRDKAYEAFSLLLKEMYLNGERLLLLITGGKALSSNMTSNFVKSHRHGILRELFNYWITFPEVKQYVTQCVVALQRDGGNGAFYIFVKKRIEEDI; this is translated from the coding sequence ATGAAAATTCGTGATGAATGTGAGCGCGTATGGCAGAAATTTTGCGATGGAGGTCTCCATATAACAAAAAAAAAGGAGAAGAAAGAATTACATGATCAAGCTCTGGAAATTCAATATTTCCATAGCAAAAAATTGTTGAAGATGTTAGGTCATAGTACTGCATTTGATAAAGTGTTGGATTTACATGGTATGGATAGAGATAAAGCATATGAAGCATTTTCTTTGCTTCTCAAGGAAATGTATCTAAATGGAGAAAGGTTATTACTATTAATTACTGGCGGTAAAGCGCTTTCCAGTAACATGACATCGAATTTTGTAAAATCCCATAGACATGGGATTTTAAGAGAATTGTTCAACTACTGGATTACTTTTCCTGAAGTAAAACAATACGTTACACAATGTGTCGTTGCTTTACAAAGAGATGGAGGGAATGGCGCTTTCTACATTTTTGTAAAAAAACGAATTGAAGAAGACATTTAG
- a CDS encoding sigma-70 family RNA polymerase sigma factor produces MKILKDGVIQLNSEEANLASYISKIRSIPLLTAEEESSLIHDWCVNGDVKAAQKLVMAHMKIVLKIAMQYRSYGAALVDLVSEGALGLMHAVKKFKMDMNCKLATYAIWWIKASIQEFILRSWSLLKVSTSSLKKRLFYKNAKIKEKLNEAEITDSEFVNIRHVVSLNAPSSNSEDGTNEEIWNDSIACDIGTLVAREEESSTKLQMLKAGISHLSSREASIVEDRFLVEPALTLNDIATKHNISAERVRQIEKEALVKLKIFFAEKGMCS; encoded by the coding sequence ATGAAAATTCTAAAAGATGGTGTAATTCAGTTGAATTCAGAGGAGGCAAATTTAGCTTCTTATATCTCGAAAATAAGAAGTATCCCACTGCTTACTGCTGAAGAAGAGAGCTCTCTCATTCATGATTGGTGTGTTAATGGAGATGTGAAAGCTGCTCAAAAATTAGTAATGGCTCATATGAAAATAGTATTGAAGATCGCTATGCAATATAGGTCTTACGGTGCTGCTCTTGTAGATTTAGTATCAGAAGGTGCGTTAGGATTAATGCACGCTGTAAAGAAGTTCAAAATGGATATGAATTGTAAGCTAGCTACTTATGCAATATGGTGGATAAAAGCCTCAATACAGGAATTTATATTACGTTCATGGTCTCTCCTAAAGGTTAGCACTTCGTCTTTGAAAAAAAGGCTTTTTTATAAAAATGCGAAAATAAAAGAAAAACTTAATGAAGCTGAAATTACCGATAGTGAATTTGTGAATATCAGACATGTTGTGAGTTTGAATGCTCCATCATCTAATTCTGAAGACGGTACAAATGAAGAAATTTGGAATGATAGCATAGCGTGTGATATTGGCACTTTAGTTGCTCGAGAAGAGGAATCAAGTACAAAACTTCAAATGTTGAAAGCCGGTATCTCACATCTTTCTTCAAGAGAAGCAAGTATCGTAGAAGATAGATTTTTAGTAGAGCCAGCTTTAACATTGAATGATATTGCTACAAAACATAATATTTCTGCAGAGAGAGTTAGACAAATAGAAAAAGAAGCTCTTGTGAAATTAAAAATTTTCTTCGCTGAAAAAGGAATGTGTTCGTAA
- a CDS encoding ABC transporter ATP-binding protein, with protein MLILAARITKMLNISLIRLVIPLIRERWKIVFLILFTSMTWVCLSSYQAQILKEIMDYVSSSNFGSQKSSSFYISSWIFICAAICINYILNHYLMNVKFIPSIRKMSYERVMSKLLDVLLPSYSNVFSGAISMKVGDLALGISEFFTTAERLITPCIFFFIASFMLSKLSLLLGILSFSLSCLFIIFNIAYLKISVKAANNAWHANSNVHGIIVDILTNIWCVVTNSSQKNEKKNISDATGIAIQKEIKFQITIVPLMIFFSGWYVAVFCGGLYFLFVQYCKHAITIGDFALFFSLIGKCFGYLWKFMAEFIRMSRLLGRISQAVNDISKICNIRDVSELLSGKVCDAEKSSKKHHNTYISNSEKNIISLHKIVFQREHFITKLDELSIKIGEKIAIIGTTGSGKTTLANIMLGIIKPDSGYVASKYHDKLLQHSAIVTQNSTLFHRTIMENMTYGSCDAVTEEVLKIAHMVGIAEYIEKLEKKYDSIVGEKGIKLSGGQKQMVLLTRALLRKDTDLIIFDEATSQMDKITEGKVLNAIHTNAKEKTIIFITHRDSYVQYATRIIEMSNGLIIRDSHNSHVVDNT; from the coding sequence GTGCTAATTCTAGCAGCTCGTATCACAAAAATGCTTAACATCTCCTTAATAAGGCTAGTGATACCATTGATAAGAGAAAGATGGAAAATAGTTTTTCTCATACTTTTTACTAGTATGACGTGGGTATGTCTATCGTCTTATCAAGCTCAAATACTAAAGGAAATTATGGATTACGTATCGTCTAGTAATTTTGGATCTCAGAAATCATCTTCATTCTACATTTCATCATGGATTTTTATATGCGCTGCAATATGTATAAACTACATTTTAAATCACTATTTAATGAATGTAAAATTTATACCTAGCATAAGGAAAATGAGTTATGAAAGAGTTATGAGCAAACTATTGGATGTTTTATTACCATCCTATAGCAACGTATTTAGTGGAGCTATATCTATGAAAGTCGGAGATTTAGCACTCGGCATCAGCGAATTTTTCACTACAGCAGAGAGATTAATAACTCCATGCATATTCTTTTTCATAGCATCTTTCATGCTGTCTAAGCTATCTCTTTTACTTGGTATCCTCTCTTTTTCTCTAAGTTGTTTGTTTATCATTTTTAACATAGCGTATCTAAAAATATCTGTAAAAGCTGCGAATAATGCGTGGCATGCTAATTCCAATGTACACGGTATAATAGTTGATATACTCACTAATATATGGTGCGTAGTGACGAATTCTTCACAGAAAAACGAAAAGAAAAACATCTCTGATGCGACCGGCATCGCAATACAGAAAGAAATAAAATTCCAGATTACTATCGTTCCATTGATGATATTCTTTTCTGGATGGTATGTTGCTGTGTTTTGTGGTGGACTCTATTTTTTATTTGTTCAGTACTGTAAACACGCGATAACAATCGGAGATTTTGCTCTATTCTTCTCCCTCATAGGTAAATGTTTCGGATATCTTTGGAAATTTATGGCAGAATTTATAAGAATGTCTCGACTTCTTGGTAGAATATCACAAGCAGTAAATGACATAAGTAAAATATGTAATATACGCGATGTATCAGAGCTGCTTTCTGGAAAAGTGTGTGATGCAGAAAAAAGTAGTAAAAAACACCATAATACATACATATCAAACTCAGAAAAAAATATAATATCCCTCCACAAGATCGTATTTCAAAGAGAACACTTCATAACGAAATTAGATGAGCTCTCAATCAAAATTGGAGAAAAAATAGCTATAATTGGTACCACAGGTAGCGGCAAAACAACTCTTGCGAACATAATGTTAGGTATTATTAAACCAGATAGCGGTTATGTTGCAAGCAAATATCATGATAAATTACTACAGCATTCAGCAATAGTTACACAAAATAGTACCTTATTTCACAGAACGATTATGGAAAATATGACATACGGAAGCTGCGATGCTGTCACCGAAGAAGTGCTAAAGATAGCTCATATGGTAGGAATAGCAGAATATATAGAAAAATTAGAAAAAAAATATGATTCTATTGTTGGAGAAAAAGGCATAAAACTTTCTGGAGGACAAAAGCAAATGGTACTTCTCACAAGAGCATTACTTCGAAAGGATACGGACCTAATTATTTTTGATGAGGCAACTTCTCAAATGGACAAGATTACCGAAGGAAAAGTATTAAATGCAATTCATACGAATGCAAAAGAAAAAACTATTATATTTATAACGCATAGAGATTCGTACGTACAATACGCTACAAGAATAATAGAAATGTCAAACGGGTTAATTATCAGAGATTCACACAATTCTCATGTCGTAGATAATACGTAA
- a CDS encoding RDD family protein translates to MLRRVSGLLRKKKKVSRTVSIENVSYNIPSFDRRLLGWLVDVMLLAFLSAPLTEFLYDKLSITSELAKFSDLSGITSLDSFLNSVSREFLLKYATIQVIMILISALYFIICLAYYGRTLGKFVTGCTVLEMGNGKRISVRTAVLRTVLYAVSVLPFCIGLILFIPFSKHGRALHDRLADTIVVLKGK, encoded by the coding sequence ATGTTACGACGAGTATCAGGATTGCTTCGGAAGAAAAAAAAAGTATCACGTACGGTCTCTATCGAAAATGTATCGTATAATATTCCAAGTTTCGATAGGAGATTGCTGGGGTGGCTTGTGGATGTGATGTTATTAGCTTTTTTATCAGCTCCATTGACTGAGTTTTTATATGATAAGCTTTCCATAACATCAGAATTAGCAAAATTTTCAGATCTTTCTGGCATTACATCTCTAGATTCATTTTTGAATAGTGTGAGTCGAGAATTTTTACTGAAATACGCAACTATTCAAGTTATTATGATTCTTATATCTGCTCTGTATTTCATTATTTGTCTCGCTTATTATGGTAGAACTTTAGGTAAATTTGTAACTGGATGTACAGTTTTGGAGATGGGTAATGGTAAAAGAATTTCTGTACGTACCGCTGTTTTAAGAACTGTCCTGTATGCTGTTTCTGTATTACCATTTTGTATAGGATTAATATTATTTATACCATTTTCCAAGCATGGGAGGGCATTGCACGATCGTTTGGCCGATACTATAGTGGTATTGAAAGGAAAGTAG
- a CDS encoding MFS transporter — translation MFLRYALILLSPLAFFGYQFILRLWPGLLLNHFLLQFNIPIEKFGILNGSYYCGYSLMQIPIAVLLTRYHVRYILAFSVKIAGICFVLFTNTESFSVAIIARFITGAASASAFLCVSKVAMEYFLPANYGKIIGWSFSIGLLGALYGGKPTVTLLEQYGIGRVSSVLAITSFIISIIALSTLRKYKNYNLNSEKSDIRKDLKEIISPKIIILSITNFLMVGALEGFADVWGVSYLISAFDIEKDDAASLVSFIFIGMIFGGPILATLGKKCGNINTVLCCAIALSITFICLIFCSHLNPTSLKILFLITGIACCYQVLIFAIGCTITRESSHNIAVAFLNTTNMLGGFYFHTAIGYIIKFFNPANAYYTTYSYKCGIAIIPICATISIFILLSLRLKSTFKEICTSKI, via the coding sequence ATGTTTTTACGCTATGCTCTTATACTGCTAAGTCCGCTAGCATTTTTTGGCTATCAGTTTATATTACGGTTATGGCCTGGCCTTCTACTAAATCACTTTCTCCTACAATTTAATATTCCCATCGAGAAGTTTGGCATTTTAAACGGCTCATATTATTGCGGATATTCTTTGATGCAGATTCCGATTGCAGTATTACTTACTAGATATCATGTGCGTTATATTCTTGCTTTTAGTGTAAAAATAGCCGGTATATGTTTTGTTCTTTTCACCAATACCGAATCGTTTTCAGTAGCAATAATTGCGAGATTTATTACAGGAGCTGCATCAGCTTCAGCATTTTTATGCGTATCTAAAGTCGCCATGGAATATTTTCTTCCAGCAAATTACGGAAAAATCATAGGTTGGTCATTTTCTATAGGCTTATTAGGCGCATTGTATGGTGGTAAGCCTACCGTTACTCTACTAGAGCAATATGGAATAGGAAGAGTTTCATCTGTGTTAGCGATAACGTCATTCATAATATCGATTATTGCACTCTCTACATTAAGAAAATATAAAAATTATAATCTTAATAGCGAGAAAAGTGATATAAGGAAAGATTTGAAAGAAATAATCTCACCGAAAATTATTATTCTTAGCATTACGAATTTTTTGATGGTTGGTGCTCTTGAAGGATTTGCAGATGTATGGGGAGTTAGTTATTTGATAAGCGCATTTGATATTGAAAAGGATGATGCTGCTTCATTAGTGTCGTTCATATTTATAGGAATGATATTTGGAGGGCCAATCTTAGCGACTCTTGGAAAGAAATGCGGTAATATTAATACTGTTTTATGTTGTGCTATAGCCCTATCTATCACATTTATATGTCTTATTTTTTGTAGTCACTTAAATCCAACGTCACTTAAGATACTGTTCCTAATAACTGGGATAGCGTGCTGTTATCAAGTGCTTATATTTGCAATAGGGTGTACTATTACTCGAGAAAGTTCTCATAATATTGCCGTAGCATTTCTCAATACTACCAATATGTTAGGAGGATTCTATTTTCATACTGCAATAGGTTATATTATAAAGTTCTTTAATCCTGCAAATGCTTACTATACCACATATTCGTATAAGTGTGGAATTGCAATAATACCAATATGTGCAACGATAAGTATTTTTATATTATTGTCGTTGAGGCTTAAATCAACTTTCAAAGAAATTTGCACTTCCAAGATATAA
- the nuoH gene encoding NADH-quinone oxidoreductase subunit NuoH, with protein sequence MSIIISSIILLLCILLVTAYLTLIERKLIGFMQLRVGPSMVGVFGILQPMADAIKLLFKEPIIPHKADKILFLVAPLITMTIALFAWVAIPIGGNFYISDLNLGILFVLSVSSLSVYSIILAGLASNSKYPFLAAIRATAQMLSYELTMGLCILSVVTIAGSGNLTDIVYMQVDMHWILRCLMLPIGLLFFICTLAETNRHPFDLAEAESELVAGYHSEYSSMQFAMFFLGEYANMALMSSLTTLLFLGGWSVPFGIQSLECIPSVIWFLVKTLGCLMLFIIVRGVLPRYRYDQLLKIGWGRLLPTSFILFMLVTVTKYYLTH encoded by the coding sequence ATGAGTATCATTATTTCATCAATCATTTTATTGCTGTGCATTTTACTTGTAACGGCTTATCTTACTTTAATTGAGAGGAAGTTGATAGGATTTATGCAGCTTAGAGTAGGCCCAAGTATGGTAGGGGTGTTTGGGATATTACAACCAATGGCTGATGCAATTAAACTGCTGTTTAAAGAGCCAATAATACCACATAAAGCAGATAAAATATTATTTCTAGTGGCTCCGCTGATTACTATGACTATCGCACTATTTGCATGGGTAGCTATACCTATAGGAGGGAACTTCTACATTAGTGATCTAAATTTGGGTATTTTGTTTGTTCTATCTGTTTCCTCTCTTTCGGTATATAGTATCATATTAGCTGGACTTGCAAGCAATTCTAAGTATCCATTCTTAGCAGCCATAAGAGCAACTGCTCAAATGCTTTCGTACGAGTTAACGATGGGATTATGTATTCTTTCTGTCGTTACAATCGCAGGTAGTGGTAATCTCACAGATATAGTGTACATGCAAGTAGATATGCATTGGATTTTAAGATGTTTGATGTTACCTATAGGTTTACTATTCTTTATATGTACTCTTGCAGAGACAAATAGACATCCTTTTGATTTAGCAGAGGCAGAAAGCGAACTTGTGGCGGGATATCATTCGGAGTACTCTTCTATGCAGTTCGCGATGTTTTTTCTAGGAGAATATGCTAATATGGCATTGATGAGTAGCTTAACTACGCTTTTATTTTTAGGAGGATGGTCAGTACCATTTGGTATACAATCTCTCGAGTGCATTCCATCAGTGATATGGTTCTTAGTAAAGACCTTAGGATGTTTAATGTTATTTATAATAGTGAGAGGAGTTCTGCCAAGGTATCGATACGACCAACTTCTTAAAATAGGATGGGGGCGTTTACTACCAACATCATTCATTTTATTTATGTTAGTTACCGTTACAAAATACTACTTAACACACTAA
- the argS gene encoding arginine--tRNA ligase codes for MIGGIKSQIREIITCFLHNSGYQNTAVRVRKNAFLQNSYQTDILFELAKNTSKTPHDLFLELFSGDEMSDCFVFSFSGNGFLNITLKNEFISQSLFEFRIDTLPRKNVDVVVDYASPNVAKEMHVGHLRSAAIGCAISRILEFAGYNIIRQHHLGDWGTQFGFIIQFIIEKEIETANLSMNEMNVIYQKAKELFDEDIEFEKRARIRLDKLQNSDVESLKIWDLLVKKTTKYLSDTFDRLEVDFDTKNIKGESSYRKELQGIVDDLRNKKICEKDNGAEIVKIDDKVEILKKSDGTYLYITTDLAALKYRVQEKNAKWLIYITDNRQIDHFKHVFHIARLANWDEGVKLSHIAFGNVLGNNKKPLKTREGNNTPLSELIEAACIEAFSMMKGRVISDSVKISHTIGVGAIKYFDLKNDYIKDYVFHMPHVLSLHGCTSVYIQNAYIRILSILEKFQESPDSKNIDFQHLNLADYAQFQEEAEISVALKALEFWDTFELVLETLKPHHLSSYLYELASAFHLLYEKCQILKASPKERNARLYLAYTVQNIIYRSLDLLGINVVREM; via the coding sequence ATGATAGGAGGAATAAAATCTCAAATAAGGGAAATTATAACATGTTTTCTACATAACTCTGGCTATCAAAATACTGCTGTACGTGTAAGAAAAAATGCGTTTTTGCAGAATTCTTACCAAACAGATATTCTATTTGAATTAGCAAAAAACACTTCTAAAACTCCACATGATTTGTTTCTAGAGCTTTTTTCTGGTGACGAAATGAGTGACTGTTTTGTTTTTTCTTTTTCTGGCAACGGTTTTTTAAATATTACTTTGAAAAATGAATTTATATCTCAAAGTTTATTTGAATTTCGAATAGATACACTACCGCGGAAGAATGTTGATGTTGTAGTAGATTATGCAAGTCCGAATGTCGCAAAAGAGATGCATGTGGGGCATTTACGTTCTGCTGCAATAGGATGTGCTATTTCAAGAATTTTAGAGTTTGCTGGATATAATATTATAAGGCAACACCATCTCGGAGATTGGGGTACGCAGTTTGGATTTATAATTCAGTTTATTATCGAGAAAGAAATAGAGACTGCTAATCTCAGTATGAATGAGATGAATGTCATATATCAGAAAGCAAAAGAGCTATTTGACGAAGATATAGAATTTGAGAAAAGGGCTCGTATCAGGCTTGATAAGCTACAAAATAGTGATGTAGAGAGCCTTAAAATCTGGGATTTATTAGTGAAAAAGACTACAAAATATCTATCTGATACTTTTGATAGGTTAGAGGTGGATTTTGATACTAAAAACATCAAAGGTGAGAGTTCATATCGGAAGGAGCTACAAGGAATTGTAGATGACTTGAGAAATAAAAAGATCTGCGAAAAGGATAATGGAGCTGAGATAGTAAAGATAGATGATAAAGTAGAAATCTTAAAAAAATCTGATGGCACTTATTTATACATAACAACAGATTTAGCCGCTTTAAAGTACAGAGTCCAAGAAAAGAATGCTAAATGGCTTATATATATTACCGATAATAGACAAATCGATCATTTTAAACATGTCTTTCATATAGCTCGACTAGCAAATTGGGATGAAGGAGTGAAGCTATCTCATATAGCTTTTGGAAATGTGTTGGGAAATAACAAAAAGCCTCTCAAAACTCGAGAAGGTAACAATACTCCACTTTCAGAGTTAATAGAAGCAGCTTGTATTGAAGCTTTTTCAATGATGAAAGGACGTGTAATTTCTGATAGCGTGAAAATTTCTCACACCATAGGTGTAGGAGCTATAAAATACTTCGATTTAAAAAATGATTATATAAAGGATTATGTATTTCATATGCCTCATGTTTTATCACTGCATGGGTGTACATCAGTTTATATACAAAATGCTTATATCAGAATACTTTCAATTTTAGAAAAATTTCAGGAATCTCCAGACTCAAAAAACATAGATTTTCAGCATTTAAATTTAGCAGATTACGCTCAATTTCAAGAAGAAGCTGAAATTTCAGTCGCTTTGAAGGCATTAGAGTTTTGGGATACCTTTGAATTAGTTTTAGAAACATTGAAACCTCATCACTTATCTAGCTATCTTTATGAGCTTGCATCTGCATTTCACCTTTTATATGAGAAATGTCAAATTCTGAAAGCATCTCCTAAGGAAAGAAATGCAAGGTTATATTTAGCATATACTGTACAAAATATCATCTATCGATCTTTAGACCTTTTAGGTATTAATGTTGTGCGTGAAATGTAA